From the genome of Seriola aureovittata isolate HTS-2021-v1 ecotype China chromosome 6, ASM2101889v1, whole genome shotgun sequence, one region includes:
- the kif1aa gene encoding kinesin-like protein KIF1A isoform X18: MAGASVKVAVRVRPFNSREIGKESKCIIQMSGNTTTIVNPKQAKDNKSFNFDYSYWSHTTPEDVNYASQMRVYKDIGEEMLLHAFEGYNVCIFAYGQTGAGKSYTMMGKQDVKDQQGIIPLLCEDLFTKINDNTDNSMSYSVEVSYMEIYCERVRDLLNPKNKGHLRVREHPLMGPYVEDLSKLAVTSYNDIQDLMDSGNKARTVAATNMNETSSRSHAVFNIIFTQKRHDAETDNTSEKVSKISLVDLAGSERADSTGAKGTRLKEGANINKSLTTLGKVISALAEVDSGPNKNKKKKKVESFIPYRDSVLTWLLRENLGGNSRTAMVAALSPADINYDETLSTLRYADRAKQIRCNAVINEDPNNRLVRELKEEVSRLKDLLYAQGLGDIIEMTNAMTGMSPSPSLSALSSRAGSIASLHDRIMFSPGSEEAIERLKETEKIIAELNETWEEKLRRTEAIRMEREALLAEMGVAMREDGGTVGVFSPKKTPHLVNLNEDPLMSECLLYYIKDGITRVGRLDASSRQDIVLSGHFIKDEHCTFTSSAGPAGETLVVLEPCEGAETYVNGKRVTEPTVLRSGNRIILGKSHVFRFNHPVQARAERERTPCAETPAEPVDWAFAQRELLEKQGIDMKQEMEQRLQELEDQYRKEREEANNLLEQQRLDYESKLEALQKQVDRYYPETTEEEEEPEEEVQWTERERELAVWSFRKWRCYQFTSLRDLLWGNAIFLKEANAISVELKKKVQFQFVLLTDTLYSPLPPDLLPPEATKDREKRHFPRTIVAVEVQDQKNGATHYWTLEKLRQRLDLMREMYDRAADVPNSAATEDCENVMTGGDPFYDRFPWFRLVGRAFVYLSNLLYPVPLVHRVAIVSEKGEVKGFLRVAVQAISADEEAPDYGSGVRQSGTAKISFEDQQYEKFQSESCSVGLSRTGISQEELRIVEGEGQNAEIGPSADEVNNNTCAAGGDELENPLKATLDGPLDALEHLRIGNIFTFRVTVLQASSISAEYADIFCQFNFIHRHDEAFSTEPLKNTGRGPPLGFYHVQNIAVEVTKSFVDYIKTQPIVFEVFGHYQKQPFLPLCKDVISPLRPCRRQFPRVMPLSKPVPATKLTAMTRPQAGPCHCKYDLMVFFEICELEANGDYIPAVVDHRGGMPCHGTFLLHQGLQRRITVTIVHESGGDMEWKEVRELVVGRLRNTPEADETIIDPSILSLNILSVGYVRPMQDDRQFLDSDMPRTFFRFEAAWDSSMHNSLLLNRVTPYGEKIYMTLSAYLEMENCTQPAVITKDICMVFYSRDTKLSASRSIRNLFGTGSLRAADGNRVTGVYEVSLCHLADAGSPGMQRRRRRVLDTSVAYVRGEENLAGWRPRSDSLILDHQWELEKLSLLQDVEKTKHYLLLREKLESTLLVGQDSLQSCVTEELSESPQPPEVDQEVGSSSSEITTERQRELAAKCLRLLTHSFNREYGHVCVSASESKISEMSVTTLRDSTSISALNTITPSSTCPSLVEGCYGNTELRPPMPRSRAVSPGPDTQQDAEAKKSLNGASDAKPRTRKFVPDIQEIRVSPIVSKKGYIHFLEPHTNGWVKRYVVVRRPYVYIYNTERDTVERAILNLSSAQVEYSEDQQAMLKTPNTFAVCTEHRGILLQATNDKEMHDWLYAFNPLLAGTIRSKLSRRRAGQMRM; encoded by the exons ATGGCAGGGGCCTCTGTAAAGGTGGCGGTGCGTGTCCGCCCCTTCAATTCAAGGGAGATtggaaaagaaagcaaatgCATCATTCAGATGTCTGGAAACACCACCA CCATCGTCAACCCCAAGCAGGCCAAAGACAACAAGAGCTTCAACTTTGATTACTCCTACTGGTCCCACACCACG CCCGAGGACGTCAATTATGCCTCTCAGATGCGAGTATACAAAGACATCGGAGAGGAAATGCTGCTGCACGCCTTCGAGGGTTACAACGTCTGCATCTTTGCTTATGGTCAGACGGGTGCCGGCAAGTCCTACACCATGATGGGGAAACAGGATGTCAAGGATCAACAAGGAATCATCCCCTTG CTGTGTGAAGATCTTTTCACTAAGATCAATGACAACACAGACAACAGCATGTCCTACTCTGTGGAG GTGAGCTACATGGAGATCTACTGCGAACGCGTACGGGACTTGCTGAACCCCAAAAACAAAGGGCACCTGCGCGTAAGAGAACACCCGCTGATGGGACCCTATGTGGAGGACCTGTCCAAGCTCGCCGTCACCTCCTACAATGACATCCAGGACCTGATGGACTCTGGCAACAAGGCCAG gactgTGGCTGCCACCAACATGAACGAGACGAGCAGTCGCTCTCACGCCGTCTTCAACATCATATTCACCCAGAAACGCCACGACGCCGAGACGGACAACACCTCTGAGAAG GTCAGCAAAATAAGTTTGGTGGATCTGGCCGGCAGCGAGAGGGCAGACTCCACCGGAGCCAAAGGGACGAGGCTTaag GAAGGAGCGAATATCAACAAATCTCTAACCACGCTGGGGAAAGTCATCTCTGCTTTGGCAGAAGTG GACTCTGGGCCAAATAag aataaaaagaagaaaaaagtggaAAGCTTCATTCCCTACAGAGATTCAGTTTTGACCTGGCTGCTGAGAGAAAATTTGG GGGGTAATTCTCGCACTGCGATGGTCGCTGCCCTGAGTCCAGCTGATATCAACTACGACGAGACCCTCAGCACACTCAG GTACGCAGATCGCGCCAAACAGATTCGCTGCAACGCTGTCATCAACGAGGATCCCAACAACAGACTGGTGCGCgagctgaaggaggaggtgTCACGCCTGAAAGACCTCCTCTACGCCCAGGGCCTGGGCGACATCATTGAGA TGACCAATGCCATGACAGGGATGAGtccctctccgtctctgtcaGCCTTGTCCAGCCGCGCTGGATCCATCGCCAGTCTTCACGACCGCATCATGTTCAGCCCGGGCAGCGAGGAAGCCATCGAGAGGCTGAAG gaaacagagaaaatcatTGCTGAACTCAATGAAACTTGGGAGGAGAAACTTCGCCGAACAGAGGCCATCAGAATGGAAAG AGAGGCCTTGCTGGCGGAAATGGGTGTCGCAATGCGAGAAGATGGCGGGACAGTCGGTGTGTTCTCCCCTAAGAAG ACGCCTCATTTGGTGAACCTCAATGAGGATCCTCTGATGTCTGAGTGCCTGCTGTACTACATTAAAGACGGGATCACCAG ggttgGTCGTTTAGACGCCAGCAGCCGTCAGGACATCGTCCTCAGTGGCCACTTCATCAAGGACGAGCACTGCACTTTTACTAGTTCTGCCGGTCCGGCGGGAGAAA CATTGGTTGTCCTCGAGCCCTGTGAAGGAGCTGAGACTTACGTCAACGGAAAGAGGGTGACGGAGCCCACTGTCCTCAGATCAG GAAACCGCATCATCCTGGGGAAGAGCCACGTGTTCCGGTTCAACCACCCTGTCCAGGCGAGggctgagagggagaggaccCCCTGTGCTGAAACACCCGCCGAGCCTGTGGACTGGGCCTTTGCCCAGagggagctgctggagaaacagGGCATTGacatgaaacaggaaatggagcAGAG GCTGCAGGAGTTGGAGGACCAGTATCgcaaagaaagagaggaggccAACAACCTTCTGGAGCAGCAGAGACTG GATTACGAGAGCAAGCTGGAAGCTCTTCAGAAGCAAGTGGACCGTTATTACCCTGAAACcactgaagaagaggaggagccagAAGAAGAAG TGCAGtggacggagagggagagagagctcGCTGTGTGGAGCTTTCGTAAATGGAGGTGCTACCAGTTCACCTCTCTGCGTGACCTGCTGTGGGGGAACGCCATCTTCCTCAAAGAGGCCAATGCCATCAGCgtggagctgaagaagaag GTGCAGTTCcagtttgtgctgctgacaGACACCCTCTACTCCCCCCTGCCTCCTGACCTGTTGCCCCCGGAAGCAactaaagacagagagaagcgCCACTTCCCGCGCACCATCGTGGCCGTGGAGGTGCAGGACCAGAAGAACGGAGCCACTCACTACTGGACATTAGAAAAACTAAG GCAGAGGCTCGATCTCATGAGAGAGATGTACGACCGCGCCGCCGACGTTCCTAACAGCGCCGCCACCGAGGactgtgaaaatgtgatgaCCGGAGGCGACCCCTTCTACGACCGCTTCCCCTGGTTCCGTCTGGTTGGCAG GGCTTTCGTTTATCTGAGCAACCTGCTGTACCCGGTTCCTCTCGTCCACCGCGTGGCCATCGTCAGCGAGAAGGGAGAAGTGAAGGGCTTCCTCCGGGTGGCGGTGCAGGCCATATCAG CGGATGAGGAAGCTCCCGACTACGGCTCAGGAGTGAGgcagtcaggcactgccaaaaTCTCCTTCGAGGATCAGCAATATGAAAAG TTCCAGTCAGAATCCTGCTCTGTGGGACTGTCCCGCACAGGGATCTCCCAGGAGGAGCTTCGCATcgtggagggggaggggcagaACGCAGAAATAGGACCCTCAGCTGATGaggtcaacaacaacacatgtgCGG CTGGTGGAGACGAGCTGGAGAATCCGCTGAAGGCCACTCTGGACGGTCCGCTGGACGCCCTGGAGCACCTGAGGATTGGTAATATTTTCACCTTCAGGGTAACCGTCCTGCAGGCCTCGAGCATCTCTGCAGAATATGCTGACATCTTCTGCCAGTTCAA tttCATCCACCGCCATGATGAGGCCTTCTCTACTGAGCCCCTGAAAAACACAGGCCGCGGCCCTCCTCTCGGCTTCTACCATGTGCAGAAC ATTGCCGTTGAAGTGACTAAATCCTTTGTTGACTACATCAAGACTCAGCCAATCGTGTTTGAGGTGTTTGGACACTACCAGAAACagccttttcttcctctttgtaaAGACGTCATCAG TCCATTACGTCCCTGCAGAAGACAGTTCCCACGCGTGATGCCTCTGTCCAAACCAG TACCTGCCACCAAACTGACAGCCATGACCCGCCCACAGGCAGGACCCTGCCACTGTAAATATGATCTCATGGTATTCTTCGAGATCTGTGAGCTGGAGGCCAATGGAGA ctaCATCCCTGCAGTGGTGGACCACAGAGGAGGAATGCCGTGCCATGGCACATTCCTCCTGCACCAG gGCCTCCAGAGGAGAATCACCGTTACTATCGTACATGAATCAGGAGGTGACATGGAGTGGAAGGAAGTCCGTGAGCTTGTTGTGG GACGTCTCCGCAACACCCCTGAAGCGGATGAGACCATCATCGACCCCAGTATTCTGTCCCTCAATATCTTGTCTGTTGGGTATGTCAGGCCCATGCAAGATGACAG ACAGTTTCTTGATTCGGACATGCCTAG GACCTTCTTCCGCTTCGAGGCGGCGTGGGATAGCTCCATGCACAATTCTCTGCTACTAAACCGAGTCACTCCGTACGGGGAGAAAATCTACATGACCCTCTCGGCCTATCTGGAG ATGGAGAACTGCACCCAGCCCGCGGTCATAACCAAAGATATCTGCATGGTGTTTTACTCACGAGACACAAAGCTCTCGGCCTCCCGCTCTATTCGCAACCTCTTTGGTACCGGAAGCCTGAGAGCGGCAGATGG taACCGTGTAACTGGAGTTTATGAGGTCAGCTTATGTCACCTGGCAGATGCAGGAAGCCCAG gtaTGCAGAGGAGACGCAGGCGGGTGCTGGACACCTCCGTGGCCTACGTCCGTGGGGAGGAGAACTTGGCTGGATGGAGGCCCCGCAGCGACAGCCTCATTCTGGACCACCAGTGGGAGCTGGAGAAACTCAGCCTCCTTCAAGAC GTGGAGAAGACCAAACATTATCTTTTGTTGAGAGAGAAACTGGAGTCCACCCTGCTCGTGGGCCAGGACTCCCTGCAGTCCTGTGTCACTGAGGAGCTGAGTGAGTCTCCTCAGCCCCCCGAGGTCGACCAGGAGGTCGGCAGCTCCAGCTCTGAAATCACCacggagaggcagagggagctCGCCGCCAAG TGTTTGAGgctcctcactcactccttcaaCAGAGAATACGGCCACGTCTGTGTCAGCGCCAGTGAAAGCAAG atttCAGAGATGTCTGTCACAACACTAAGAGACTCCACTTCAATCTCTGCTCTCAACACAATCACACCCTCCTCAACATGCCCGTCACTGGTTGAGGGTTGCTACGGCAACACTGAACTCAG ACCACCTATGCCCCGCTCGCGTGCCGTCAGTCCCGGTCCTGACACACAGCAGGACGCAGAGGCCAAGAAGTCCCTCAACGGAGCCTCTGACGCCAAGCCTCGCACCCGCAAGTTTGTCCCCGACATCCAGGAGATTAGAGTCAG CCCCATTGTGTCAAAGAAGGGTTACATACATTTCTTGGAGCCGCACACCAACGGGTGGGTGAAGCGCTACGTTGTGGTGCGGCGGCCGTACGTCTACATCTACAACACAGAGCGAGACACCGTGGAGCGGGCTATTCTCAACCTCTCCTCGGCTCAGGTGGAGTACAGCGAGGACCAGCAGGCAATGCTGAAG ACCCCAAACACATTTGCTGTGTGTACAGAGCATCGTGGAATATTGCTTCAAGCCACTAATGACAAAGAGATGCATGACTGGCTGTATGCGTTTAATCCTCTCCTTGCTGGAACTATCAG GTCAAAGCTGTCGAGAAGACGAGCCGGACAGATGAGGATGTGA
- the kif1aa gene encoding kinesin-like protein KIF1A isoform X1 encodes MAGASVKVAVRVRPFNSREIGKESKCIIQMSGNTTTIVNPKQAKDNKSFNFDYSYWSHTTPEDVNYASQMRVYKDIGEEMLLHAFEGYNVCIFAYGQTGAGKSYTMMGKQDVKDQQGIIPLLCEDLFTKINDNTDNSMSYSVEVSYMEIYCERVRDLLNPKNKGHLRVREHPLMGPYVEDLSKLAVTSYNDIQDLMDSGNKARTVAATNMNETSSRSHAVFNIIFTQKRHDAETDNTSEKVSKISLVDLAGSERADSTGAKGTRLKEGANINKSLTTLGKVISALAEVDSGPNKNKKKKKVESFIPYRDSVLTWLLRENLGGNSRTAMVAALSPADINYDETLSTLRYADRAKQIRCNAVINEDPNNRLVRELKEEVSRLKDLLYAQGLGDIIETYRATGAEIEGLKYLSDKNNNNKGQAVNQKDDLSTVTNAMTGMSPSPSLSALSSRAGSIASLHDRIMFSPGSEEAIERLKETEKIIAELNETWEEKLRRTEAIRMEREALLAEMGVAMREDGGTVGVFSPKKTPHLVNLNEDPLMSECLLYYIKDGITRVGRLDASSRQDIVLSGHFIKDEHCTFTSSAGPAGETLVVLEPCEGAETYVNGKRVTEPTVLRSGNRIILGKSHVFRFNHPVQARAERERTPCAETPAEPVDWAFAQRELLEKQGIDMKQEMEQRLQELEDQYRKEREEANNLLEQQRLDYESKLEALQKQVDRYYPETTEEEEEPEEEVQWTERERELAVWSFRKWRCYQFTSLRDLLWGNAIFLKEANAISVELKKKVQFQFVLLTDTLYSPLPPDLLPPEATKDREKRHFPRTIVAVEVQDQKNGATHYWTLEKLRQRLDLMREMYDRAADVPNSAATEDCENVMTGGDPFYDRFPWFRLVGRNPIFNTCMSERMSDPTPSPTLSNSEITELADSQREGRGEEELEELEDLDDDIFLDDPCSELGGEDDDDDDDDDDDDDDEGELCRGSSEGQDPFYDRSPLFSVVGRAFVYLSNLLYPVPLVHRVAIVSEKGEVKGFLRVAVQAISADEEAPDYGSGVRQSGTAKISFEDQQYEKFQSESCSVGLSRTGISQEELRIVEGEGQNAEIGPSADEVNNNTCAAGGDELENPLKATLDGPLDALEHLRIGNIFTFRVTVLQASSISAEYADIFCQFNFIHRHDEAFSTEPLKNTGRGPPLGFYHVQNIAVEVTKSFVDYIKTQPIVFEVFGHYQKQPFLPLCKDVISPLRPCRRQFPRVMPLSKPVDSDDSPDREKSLELIRYLVPDVFNGALVDSLSGHALSAAGLAASFLLEANEQAQLPAPPTSICSVIKAQKPVPATKLTAMTRPQAGPCHCKYDLMVFFEICELEANGDYIPAVVDHRGGMPCHGTFLLHQGLQRRITVTIVHESGGDMEWKEVRELVVGRLRNTPEADETIIDPSILSLNILSVGYVRPMQDDRQFLDSDMPRTFFRFEAAWDSSMHNSLLLNRVTPYGEKIYMTLSAYLEMENCTQPAVITKDICMVFYSRDTKLSASRSIRNLFGTGSLRAADGNRVTGVYEVSLCHLADAGSPGMQRRRRRVLDTSVAYVRGEENLAGWRPRSDSLILDHQWELEKLSLLQDVEKTKHYLLLREKLESTLLVGQDSLQSCVTEELSESPQPPEVDQEVGSSSSEITTERQRELAAKCLRLLTHSFNREYGHVCVSASESKISEMSVTTLRDSTSISALNTITPSSTCPSLVEGCYGNTELRPPMPRSRAVSPGPDTQQDAEAKKSLNGASDAKPRTRKFVPDIQEIRVSPIVSKKGYIHFLEPHTNGWVKRYVVVRRPYVYIYNTERDTVERAILNLSSAQVEYSEDQQAMLKTPNTFAVCTEHRGILLQATNDKEMHDWLYAFNPLLAGTIRSKLSRRRAGQMRM; translated from the exons ATGGCAGGGGCCTCTGTAAAGGTGGCGGTGCGTGTCCGCCCCTTCAATTCAAGGGAGATtggaaaagaaagcaaatgCATCATTCAGATGTCTGGAAACACCACCA CCATCGTCAACCCCAAGCAGGCCAAAGACAACAAGAGCTTCAACTTTGATTACTCCTACTGGTCCCACACCACG CCCGAGGACGTCAATTATGCCTCTCAGATGCGAGTATACAAAGACATCGGAGAGGAAATGCTGCTGCACGCCTTCGAGGGTTACAACGTCTGCATCTTTGCTTATGGTCAGACGGGTGCCGGCAAGTCCTACACCATGATGGGGAAACAGGATGTCAAGGATCAACAAGGAATCATCCCCTTG CTGTGTGAAGATCTTTTCACTAAGATCAATGACAACACAGACAACAGCATGTCCTACTCTGTGGAG GTGAGCTACATGGAGATCTACTGCGAACGCGTACGGGACTTGCTGAACCCCAAAAACAAAGGGCACCTGCGCGTAAGAGAACACCCGCTGATGGGACCCTATGTGGAGGACCTGTCCAAGCTCGCCGTCACCTCCTACAATGACATCCAGGACCTGATGGACTCTGGCAACAAGGCCAG gactgTGGCTGCCACCAACATGAACGAGACGAGCAGTCGCTCTCACGCCGTCTTCAACATCATATTCACCCAGAAACGCCACGACGCCGAGACGGACAACACCTCTGAGAAG GTCAGCAAAATAAGTTTGGTGGATCTGGCCGGCAGCGAGAGGGCAGACTCCACCGGAGCCAAAGGGACGAGGCTTaag GAAGGAGCGAATATCAACAAATCTCTAACCACGCTGGGGAAAGTCATCTCTGCTTTGGCAGAAGTG GACTCTGGGCCAAATAag aataaaaagaagaaaaaagtggaAAGCTTCATTCCCTACAGAGATTCAGTTTTGACCTGGCTGCTGAGAGAAAATTTGG GGGGTAATTCTCGCACTGCGATGGTCGCTGCCCTGAGTCCAGCTGATATCAACTACGACGAGACCCTCAGCACACTCAG GTACGCAGATCGCGCCAAACAGATTCGCTGCAACGCTGTCATCAACGAGGATCCCAACAACAGACTGGTGCGCgagctgaaggaggaggtgTCACGCCTGAAAGACCTCCTCTACGCCCAGGGCCTGGGCGACATCATTGAGA CATATCGAGCCACTGGTGCTGAGATAGAGggtttgaaat ACCTATCCGATaagaacaataacaataaaggCCAAGCTGTGAATCAAAAGGATGATCTCTCCACAGTGACCAATGCCATGACAGGGATGAGtccctctccgtctctgtcaGCCTTGTCCAGCCGCGCTGGATCCATCGCCAGTCTTCACGACCGCATCATGTTCAGCCCGGGCAGCGAGGAAGCCATCGAGAGGCTGAAG gaaacagagaaaatcatTGCTGAACTCAATGAAACTTGGGAGGAGAAACTTCGCCGAACAGAGGCCATCAGAATGGAAAG AGAGGCCTTGCTGGCGGAAATGGGTGTCGCAATGCGAGAAGATGGCGGGACAGTCGGTGTGTTCTCCCCTAAGAAG ACGCCTCATTTGGTGAACCTCAATGAGGATCCTCTGATGTCTGAGTGCCTGCTGTACTACATTAAAGACGGGATCACCAG ggttgGTCGTTTAGACGCCAGCAGCCGTCAGGACATCGTCCTCAGTGGCCACTTCATCAAGGACGAGCACTGCACTTTTACTAGTTCTGCCGGTCCGGCGGGAGAAA CATTGGTTGTCCTCGAGCCCTGTGAAGGAGCTGAGACTTACGTCAACGGAAAGAGGGTGACGGAGCCCACTGTCCTCAGATCAG GAAACCGCATCATCCTGGGGAAGAGCCACGTGTTCCGGTTCAACCACCCTGTCCAGGCGAGggctgagagggagaggaccCCCTGTGCTGAAACACCCGCCGAGCCTGTGGACTGGGCCTTTGCCCAGagggagctgctggagaaacagGGCATTGacatgaaacaggaaatggagcAGAG GCTGCAGGAGTTGGAGGACCAGTATCgcaaagaaagagaggaggccAACAACCTTCTGGAGCAGCAGAGACTG GATTACGAGAGCAAGCTGGAAGCTCTTCAGAAGCAAGTGGACCGTTATTACCCTGAAACcactgaagaagaggaggagccagAAGAAGAAG TGCAGtggacggagagggagagagagctcGCTGTGTGGAGCTTTCGTAAATGGAGGTGCTACCAGTTCACCTCTCTGCGTGACCTGCTGTGGGGGAACGCCATCTTCCTCAAAGAGGCCAATGCCATCAGCgtggagctgaagaagaag GTGCAGTTCcagtttgtgctgctgacaGACACCCTCTACTCCCCCCTGCCTCCTGACCTGTTGCCCCCGGAAGCAactaaagacagagagaagcgCCACTTCCCGCGCACCATCGTGGCCGTGGAGGTGCAGGACCAGAAGAACGGAGCCACTCACTACTGGACATTAGAAAAACTAAG GCAGAGGCTCGATCTCATGAGAGAGATGTACGACCGCGCCGCCGACGTTCCTAACAGCGCCGCCACCGAGGactgtgaaaatgtgatgaCCGGAGGCGACCCCTTCTACGACCGCTTCCCCTGGTTCCGTCTGGTTGGCAG AAACCCCATTTTCAACACATGCATGAGCGAGCGCATGAGTGACCCTACCCCGTCCCCGACCCTCTCCAACTCTGAAATTACTGAGCTGGCTGACTCGCAGCGGGAGGGTCGAGgggaggaggagttggaggagttggaggaCCTGGACGATGATATCTTTTTGGACGACCCGTGCTCGGAGCTCGGgggagaggatgatgatgatgatgatgatgatgatgatgatgatgatgatgagggagaGCTCTGCCGAGGCTCCAGCGAAGGCCAGGATCCCTTTTACGACCGCTCACCATTATTCAGTGTAGTGGGAAG GGCTTTCGTTTATCTGAGCAACCTGCTGTACCCGGTTCCTCTCGTCCACCGCGTGGCCATCGTCAGCGAGAAGGGAGAAGTGAAGGGCTTCCTCCGGGTGGCGGTGCAGGCCATATCAG CGGATGAGGAAGCTCCCGACTACGGCTCAGGAGTGAGgcagtcaggcactgccaaaaTCTCCTTCGAGGATCAGCAATATGAAAAG TTCCAGTCAGAATCCTGCTCTGTGGGACTGTCCCGCACAGGGATCTCCCAGGAGGAGCTTCGCATcgtggagggggaggggcagaACGCAGAAATAGGACCCTCAGCTGATGaggtcaacaacaacacatgtgCGG CTGGTGGAGACGAGCTGGAGAATCCGCTGAAGGCCACTCTGGACGGTCCGCTGGACGCCCTGGAGCACCTGAGGATTGGTAATATTTTCACCTTCAGGGTAACCGTCCTGCAGGCCTCGAGCATCTCTGCAGAATATGCTGACATCTTCTGCCAGTTCAA tttCATCCACCGCCATGATGAGGCCTTCTCTACTGAGCCCCTGAAAAACACAGGCCGCGGCCCTCCTCTCGGCTTCTACCATGTGCAGAAC ATTGCCGTTGAAGTGACTAAATCCTTTGTTGACTACATCAAGACTCAGCCAATCGTGTTTGAGGTGTTTGGACACTACCAGAAACagccttttcttcctctttgtaaAGACGTCATCAG TCCATTACGTCCCTGCAGAAGACAGTTCCCACGCGTGATGCCTCTGTCCAAACCAG TGGACTCCGACGACTCGCCGGACCGGGAGAAATCGCTGGAGCTGATCCGATACCTGGTCCCAGATGTGTTCAATGGGGCGCTGGTGGACTCGCTGTCAGGCCACGCTCTGTCTGCCGCTGGCTTGGCTGCTTCCTTCCTACTGGAAGCAAACGAGCAAGCTCAGTTGCCTGCTCCACCCACCTCTATCTGTTCAGTTATTAAAGCTCAGAAGCCGG TACCTGCCACCAAACTGACAGCCATGACCCGCCCACAGGCAGGACCCTGCCACTGTAAATATGATCTCATGGTATTCTTCGAGATCTGTGAGCTGGAGGCCAATGGAGA ctaCATCCCTGCAGTGGTGGACCACAGAGGAGGAATGCCGTGCCATGGCACATTCCTCCTGCACCAG gGCCTCCAGAGGAGAATCACCGTTACTATCGTACATGAATCAGGAGGTGACATGGAGTGGAAGGAAGTCCGTGAGCTTGTTGTGG GACGTCTCCGCAACACCCCTGAAGCGGATGAGACCATCATCGACCCCAGTATTCTGTCCCTCAATATCTTGTCTGTTGGGTATGTCAGGCCCATGCAAGATGACAG ACAGTTTCTTGATTCGGACATGCCTAG GACCTTCTTCCGCTTCGAGGCGGCGTGGGATAGCTCCATGCACAATTCTCTGCTACTAAACCGAGTCACTCCGTACGGGGAGAAAATCTACATGACCCTCTCGGCCTATCTGGAG ATGGAGAACTGCACCCAGCCCGCGGTCATAACCAAAGATATCTGCATGGTGTTTTACTCACGAGACACAAAGCTCTCGGCCTCCCGCTCTATTCGCAACCTCTTTGGTACCGGAAGCCTGAGAGCGGCAGATGG taACCGTGTAACTGGAGTTTATGAGGTCAGCTTATGTCACCTGGCAGATGCAGGAAGCCCAG gtaTGCAGAGGAGACGCAGGCGGGTGCTGGACACCTCCGTGGCCTACGTCCGTGGGGAGGAGAACTTGGCTGGATGGAGGCCCCGCAGCGACAGCCTCATTCTGGACCACCAGTGGGAGCTGGAGAAACTCAGCCTCCTTCAAGAC GTGGAGAAGACCAAACATTATCTTTTGTTGAGAGAGAAACTGGAGTCCACCCTGCTCGTGGGCCAGGACTCCCTGCAGTCCTGTGTCACTGAGGAGCTGAGTGAGTCTCCTCAGCCCCCCGAGGTCGACCAGGAGGTCGGCAGCTCCAGCTCTGAAATCACCacggagaggcagagggagctCGCCGCCAAG TGTTTGAGgctcctcactcactccttcaaCAGAGAATACGGCCACGTCTGTGTCAGCGCCAGTGAAAGCAAG atttCAGAGATGTCTGTCACAACACTAAGAGACTCCACTTCAATCTCTGCTCTCAACACAATCACACCCTCCTCAACATGCCCGTCACTGGTTGAGGGTTGCTACGGCAACACTGAACTCAG ACCACCTATGCCCCGCTCGCGTGCCGTCAGTCCCGGTCCTGACACACAGCAGGACGCAGAGGCCAAGAAGTCCCTCAACGGAGCCTCTGACGCCAAGCCTCGCACCCGCAAGTTTGTCCCCGACATCCAGGAGATTAGAGTCAG CCCCATTGTGTCAAAGAAGGGTTACATACATTTCTTGGAGCCGCACACCAACGGGTGGGTGAAGCGCTACGTTGTGGTGCGGCGGCCGTACGTCTACATCTACAACACAGAGCGAGACACCGTGGAGCGGGCTATTCTCAACCTCTCCTCGGCTCAGGTGGAGTACAGCGAGGACCAGCAGGCAATGCTGAAG ACCCCAAACACATTTGCTGTGTGTACAGAGCATCGTGGAATATTGCTTCAAGCCACTAATGACAAAGAGATGCATGACTGGCTGTATGCGTTTAATCCTCTCCTTGCTGGAACTATCAG GTCAAAGCTGTCGAGAAGACGAGCCGGACAGATGAGGATGTGA